Proteins co-encoded in one Opitutus terrae PB90-1 genomic window:
- a CDS encoding phenylacetate--CoA ligase family protein, which translates to MKTHSCWHYSPGGFHPESAPDYLPLPQLRDLQLARLRATVQNTYDHVELFRRRMQERSLTPDHLRTLADLAKLPFTMKVDLRDTYPFGLFARPTSDIVRLHASSGTTGKPIVVAYTQADLDVWASVMVRSFAAAGVHRGDIVQNAYGYGLFTGGLGAHYGAEKLGATVIPISGGNTDRQLMLLRDFGVTAICCTPSYMVHLLERAQEMAIDISRVRAGIFGAEPWTEGMRQRIQAMSKMRAYDIYGLSEIIGPGVAMECASQHGLHVFEDHFYPEIINPDTGQVLPDGEEGELVITTLSKEAMPMIRYRTRDITALETVPCECGRTIRRIRRIGRRSDDMLILRGVNVFPSQVETALLAVEGTVPHYQIVLTRSHGLDEMEVKVEVTPQVFSDEVRSLEAIQRKLEASVEKTLCIRAKVKLVEPHSIQRSEGKAKRVLDLRNQN; encoded by the coding sequence GTGAAAACCCACTCCTGCTGGCATTACTCCCCTGGCGGCTTCCATCCCGAGAGCGCGCCTGATTACCTGCCGTTGCCCCAACTGCGCGACCTGCAACTCGCCCGGCTGCGCGCGACGGTCCAGAACACCTACGATCACGTCGAACTTTTCCGCCGCCGGATGCAGGAGCGCAGCCTGACGCCGGATCACCTCCGCACGCTGGCCGATCTGGCGAAGCTGCCGTTCACGATGAAGGTCGATCTGCGCGACACCTACCCGTTCGGGCTGTTCGCGCGGCCGACCTCCGACATCGTCCGGCTCCACGCGTCGAGCGGCACCACCGGCAAGCCGATCGTCGTCGCCTACACGCAGGCGGACCTCGACGTCTGGGCGTCCGTGATGGTCCGCAGCTTCGCGGCCGCGGGCGTGCATCGCGGAGACATTGTCCAGAACGCCTACGGCTACGGTTTGTTCACCGGCGGATTGGGCGCGCACTACGGCGCCGAAAAGCTTGGTGCGACTGTCATCCCGATCAGCGGCGGCAACACCGATCGCCAGCTAATGCTCCTGCGCGATTTCGGCGTCACCGCGATCTGCTGCACGCCGAGCTACATGGTGCACCTGCTGGAGCGCGCGCAGGAAATGGCCATCGACATCAGCCGCGTGCGCGCCGGGATTTTCGGCGCCGAGCCGTGGACCGAAGGCATGCGCCAGCGGATCCAAGCGATGTCGAAGATGAGGGCCTACGACATTTACGGGCTTTCCGAAATCATCGGCCCCGGCGTCGCGATGGAGTGCGCCTCCCAGCACGGGTTGCACGTGTTCGAGGACCACTTCTACCCCGAGATCATCAATCCCGACACCGGCCAGGTGCTGCCGGACGGCGAGGAAGGCGAGCTCGTCATCACCACGCTGTCGAAGGAAGCGATGCCGATGATCCGCTACCGCACGCGCGACATCACCGCGCTCGAAACCGTCCCCTGCGAATGCGGCCGCACCATCCGGCGCATCCGCCGGATTGGCCGCCGCAGCGACGACATGCTGATCCTGCGCGGCGTGAATGTCTTCCCCTCGCAGGTCGAAACCGCGCTGCTCGCGGTCGAAGGCACCGTGCCGCATTATCAGATCGTGCTCACGCGCTCCCACGGTCTCGACGAAATGGAGGTCAAGGTCGAGGTCACGCCGCAGGTGTTCTCTGACGAGGTTCGCTCGCTTGAGGCCATCCAGCGCAAGCTCGAGGCGTCCGTCGAAAAGACGCTCTGCATTCGCGCCAAAGTGAAGCTCGTCGAACCGCACAGCATCCAACGCAGCGAAGGCAAGGCGAAGCGCGTACTCGACCTGCGCAACCAAAACTGA
- a CDS encoding 2-oxoacid:acceptor oxidoreductase family protein, with protein MTTPDTVTNIVVAGLGGQGVIKASDLIAAAAFAAGLDVKKSEIHGMSQRGGSVASDVRFGRRVLSPMVPVGEADFLLVVAPDQVDNNRYVLRPGGVLLEPSLLDAVKLASPRTLNVALVGALSAFLPFDAAVWRAALDATLASKIRAINDAAFAAGRTLGEQLAATRSAAAG; from the coding sequence ATGACCACCCCCGACACCGTTACCAACATCGTGGTCGCCGGACTCGGCGGCCAGGGCGTGATCAAGGCCTCCGATCTCATCGCCGCCGCCGCGTTCGCCGCGGGACTCGACGTGAAGAAAAGCGAGATCCACGGCATGAGCCAGCGCGGCGGCAGCGTCGCGAGCGACGTCCGCTTCGGCCGGCGCGTGCTCAGCCCGATGGTGCCCGTCGGCGAAGCCGATTTCCTGCTCGTCGTCGCGCCCGACCAGGTCGACAACAACCGCTACGTGCTCCGGCCGGGCGGCGTGTTGCTTGAGCCATCGCTGCTCGACGCCGTGAAACTCGCGAGCCCTCGCACGCTCAACGTTGCGCTCGTCGGCGCGCTCAGCGCCTTCCTGCCCTTCGACGCCGCGGTGTGGCGCGCGGCACTCGATGCGACGCTCGCGTCGAAGATCCGCGCGATCAACGACGCGGCCTTCGCGGCGGGGCGCACGCTCGGCGAGCAGCTCGCCGCCACCCGCTCCGCCGCCGCAGGCTGA
- a CDS encoding glycosyl hydrolase family 8, whose amino-acid sequence MLVSSLAAAPAPRNLFAELLGRSDAEITAKIDAGWQQLFYGSDTEERLYYPVDPDLAYLADINNGDVRSEGMSYGMMLAVQIDRRAEFDRLYRWARKYMLHTDSPRRGYFAWQVSFDGRQIDPGSASDGEEWIATALLLAAERWGSSDAGSFNYLADAQALLHEMLHKPTEGNITAIFSREEKQVVFAPTLAGSQFTDPSYHLPAFYEVWARHADSPEDRAFWRDATQTSRAFFHRAAHPQTGLMPEYAHFDGRPYTGFGAERGDFRYDAWRILANVAFDHAHFAADPWQVEQSNRILRFLSSHQPAIPNQFTLDGRPLSTDVNSTGLMAMAAVAGLAAEPELARPFVQFLWDAPIPRGQYRYYDGVLYQLALLQVSGRFQLSFHLTAPTTSK is encoded by the coding sequence TTGCTCGTCTCGTCCCTTGCTGCCGCGCCCGCGCCGCGCAACCTTTTCGCCGAACTCCTCGGCAGATCCGACGCCGAAATCACCGCCAAGATCGACGCCGGCTGGCAGCAGTTGTTCTACGGCAGCGATACCGAGGAGCGGCTCTATTATCCCGTCGATCCGGACCTCGCCTATCTCGCCGACATCAACAACGGCGACGTCCGCTCCGAAGGCATGTCCTACGGCATGATGCTCGCGGTGCAGATAGATCGTCGCGCCGAGTTCGACCGGCTCTATCGCTGGGCCCGAAAGTACATGCTGCACACCGACAGTCCGCGCCGGGGCTATTTCGCGTGGCAGGTTTCTTTCGACGGCCGTCAGATCGATCCCGGCTCCGCTTCCGATGGCGAGGAGTGGATCGCGACCGCGCTGCTGCTCGCGGCCGAGCGCTGGGGTTCTTCTGATGCTGGCTCTTTCAACTACCTCGCCGACGCCCAGGCGCTGCTGCACGAGATGCTGCACAAGCCGACCGAGGGCAACATCACCGCGATCTTCTCGCGCGAGGAAAAGCAGGTCGTGTTCGCGCCGACGCTCGCCGGCTCCCAGTTCACCGATCCTTCTTATCATTTGCCGGCCTTCTACGAAGTGTGGGCACGCCACGCCGACTCGCCGGAAGACCGCGCGTTCTGGCGCGACGCCACGCAAACCAGCCGTGCGTTTTTCCATCGCGCCGCGCATCCGCAGACCGGCTTGATGCCCGAATACGCACATTTCGACGGCCGGCCCTACACCGGCTTCGGCGCCGAGCGTGGCGACTTCCGCTACGACGCCTGGCGGATCCTCGCCAACGTCGCGTTCGATCACGCGCACTTCGCCGCGGATCCCTGGCAGGTCGAGCAGAGCAACCGCATCCTGCGTTTCCTCTCTTCGCATCAGCCCGCGATTCCCAACCAGTTCACGCTCGACGGCCGGCCGCTCTCGACCGACGTCAACTCGACCGGTCTCATGGCCATGGCCGCGGTGGCCGGCCTCGCCGCCGAACCTGAGCTCGCGCGACCCTTCGTGCAATTCCTCTGGGACGCTCCGATCCCCCGCGGCCAGTATCGCTACTACGACGGCGTGCTCTATCAGCTCGCCCTGCTGCAGGTCAGCGGCCGCTTCCAGCTCTCGTTCCACCTCACCGCACCCACCACTTCCAAATAG
- a CDS encoding thiamine pyrophosphate-dependent enzyme, translated as MTLPQRQLLSGDEAIALAALRAGVTLGTGYPGTPSTEILETFQKLGGPAQWAPNEKVALEVGVGVAFARGRALVTMKHVGLNVAADVLFTVAYSGVSGALVIVSADDPGMSSSQNEQDNRRYAVAAGVPMLEPADSQEAYEQTFAALEISQRWGIPVILRLTTRVCHSKTIVVDNHAPWSPAATAFEPNIRERVMIPAHARPAHRRLREKLAQIEQWAETAPLHNRADGDGRLGIITSGIVAHHAREAAPHASILQLGLTYPLPLNLIRDFVASVQDCIVLEEGDPYLEDALRAAGLKVRGRPAMYRFGEFSVPRVRRILAGDVTPETAPPRGKPPQLCPGCPYRTVFDVLRKLDCIVAGDIGCYTLGALPPFEAMHTQICMGASLGVGLGLRHALPADQARRVVSLIGDSTFMHSGLTGLAEMVYNPPATGHVLLILDNGTTAMTGQQEHPGTGRTLNHEPTGRVSIEAVARAMGVNHVDVIDQVASTEEFETLLRARLAEPVLSVIIARRNCILAAAAIRGYENAAKAATASCCSGDCGCNSAPADAASDS; from the coding sequence ATGACACTGCCGCAACGACAACTCCTCTCCGGTGACGAAGCGATCGCGCTGGCCGCACTCCGCGCCGGCGTCACGCTGGGCACGGGTTACCCTGGCACGCCCTCGACCGAGATCCTCGAAACGTTCCAGAAGCTCGGCGGCCCCGCGCAGTGGGCGCCCAACGAAAAGGTCGCGCTCGAGGTCGGCGTCGGCGTCGCGTTCGCCCGCGGCCGCGCGCTCGTCACGATGAAGCACGTCGGGCTCAACGTCGCCGCCGACGTCCTTTTTACCGTCGCCTACAGCGGCGTCAGCGGCGCGCTCGTCATCGTCTCCGCCGACGACCCCGGCATGTCGAGCAGTCAGAACGAGCAGGACAACCGGCGCTACGCCGTCGCCGCCGGCGTGCCGATGCTCGAACCCGCCGACTCGCAGGAAGCCTACGAGCAGACCTTCGCCGCGCTGGAGATTTCGCAACGCTGGGGTATCCCCGTCATCCTGCGGCTGACCACGCGCGTCTGCCACTCGAAGACGATCGTGGTCGACAACCATGCTCCGTGGTCTCCGGCCGCAACCGCGTTTGAACCGAACATCCGTGAGCGTGTGATGATTCCGGCTCACGCCCGCCCCGCACACCGGCGGCTCCGCGAGAAGCTCGCGCAGATCGAACAGTGGGCCGAGACCGCGCCGCTGCACAACCGCGCCGACGGCGATGGCCGGCTCGGCATCATCACCTCCGGCATCGTCGCGCACCACGCCCGCGAAGCCGCGCCTCACGCTTCGATTCTCCAGCTCGGACTTACCTATCCGCTACCGCTAAATCTGATCCGCGACTTCGTCGCCAGTGTGCAGGACTGTATCGTCCTCGAGGAAGGCGATCCGTATCTGGAGGATGCGCTCCGCGCCGCCGGGCTCAAGGTCCGCGGCAGGCCGGCCATGTATCGCTTCGGTGAGTTTTCCGTCCCGCGCGTCCGCCGGATTCTCGCCGGCGACGTCACGCCGGAAACCGCGCCGCCGCGCGGCAAGCCGCCGCAACTTTGTCCCGGCTGTCCCTACCGCACCGTGTTCGACGTGCTGCGCAAGCTCGATTGCATCGTCGCCGGCGACATCGGCTGCTACACGCTCGGCGCGCTGCCGCCGTTCGAAGCGATGCACACGCAGATCTGCATGGGCGCCTCGCTCGGCGTCGGACTCGGGCTGCGGCACGCGCTCCCCGCCGACCAAGCGCGCCGCGTCGTCAGCCTGATCGGCGACAGCACGTTCATGCACAGCGGGCTCACCGGGCTCGCCGAGATGGTCTACAATCCGCCCGCGACGGGGCACGTTCTGCTGATCCTCGACAACGGCACCACTGCGATGACCGGCCAGCAGGAGCACCCGGGCACCGGCCGCACCTTGAACCACGAGCCGACCGGCCGCGTTTCGATCGAGGCCGTGGCTCGCGCCATGGGTGTGAATCACGTCGACGTGATCGATCAGGTCGCCAGCACCGAGGAATTCGAGACGCTGCTCCGCGCCCGGCTCGCCGAGCCGGTGCTGTCCGTGATCATCGCGCGGCGCAACTGCATCCTCGCCGCCGCCGCGATTCGCGGCTACGAAAACGCGGCCAAAGCCGCCACCGCGTCGTGCTGCTCCGGCGACTGCGGCTGCAACAGCGCTCCGGCCGACGCCGCTTCCGACTCATGA
- a CDS encoding alpha-glucuronidase family glycosyl hydrolase: protein MRLPFVSIAAMAVALAAGSLLRADDGYRLWLRYDRVADESLRATYAAAFTEIALPAPTRPGFSLGSIEAARDELTTGLKGLLGVDLSTVSQPTRDGALLLGTAVRSPELAGLVSEADLRAASEEGYVIRPVIFAGKRCVLVLGNRDVGVLYGAFALLRHVQLHEPIAGLNLVSAPRIQRRLLNHWDNLNGFVERGYAGQSLWRWFELPDIVSPRYRDYARACASIGVNGTVLTNVNANALVLTPAYLQKVAALANVFRPYGIRVYLTARFSAPVEIGGLKTADPLDPAVKQWWTDKVAEIYRIIPGFGGFLVKANSEGQPGPQAYGRNHADGANMLADALVPYGGIVMWRAFVYDNNVPADRHTQGFSEFQPLDGQFRSNAIVQVKNGAIDFMPREPFHPLFGAMPQTPLALELQITQEYLGQSMQLAFLGPLFEEVLDADTFRPNAGSTIAKIVDGSVDLHGISVIAGVANIGDDRNWTGHPLAQANWYAYGRLAWDHQLTSAQIANEWTRLTFGNDSAVVQPITSMLLESHEAVVNYSMPLGLHHIMAEGHHYGPGPWVDQAGRADWTSVYYHRADANGVGFDRTKSGSNALAQYAPEIQNLWGNPATTPDNLLLWFHHLPWDYRMKSGRPLWDEIALHYQSGVDTVRTWQKAWATLNGKMDDERFTHVKQLLARQEHDARVWRDACLLYFQQFSKKPLPAGVEPPEHPLDFYKAQQIHFAPGHPGAH, encoded by the coding sequence ATGAGACTCCCCTTCGTTTCCATCGCAGCCATGGCGGTTGCACTCGCCGCGGGCTCGTTGCTCCGCGCCGACGACGGTTATCGGCTCTGGCTCCGCTACGACCGCGTCGCCGACGAATCGCTGCGCGCCACCTACGCCGCCGCGTTCACCGAAATCGCGCTGCCCGCACCGACCCGGCCGGGATTCAGCCTCGGCTCGATCGAAGCCGCACGCGACGAGCTCACCACTGGGTTGAAAGGCCTGCTCGGCGTCGACCTGTCCACGGTGAGTCAGCCGACGCGCGATGGTGCGCTGCTGCTCGGCACCGCCGTGCGCAGCCCCGAGCTCGCCGGACTCGTGAGCGAAGCCGACCTCCGCGCCGCCAGTGAGGAAGGCTACGTGATCCGTCCGGTCATCTTCGCCGGCAAGCGCTGCGTGCTCGTCCTCGGCAATCGCGACGTCGGCGTCCTCTATGGCGCGTTCGCACTGCTGCGTCACGTCCAGTTGCACGAGCCCATCGCCGGCCTGAATCTTGTCAGCGCGCCGCGCATCCAGCGGCGGTTGCTCAATCATTGGGACAACCTCAACGGCTTCGTCGAGCGCGGCTACGCCGGCCAGTCGCTCTGGCGCTGGTTTGAGCTGCCGGACATCGTCTCGCCGCGCTACCGCGACTACGCGCGCGCCTGTGCCTCCATCGGCGTCAACGGCACCGTGCTCACCAACGTGAATGCGAATGCCCTCGTGCTCACACCCGCCTATCTCCAAAAAGTCGCCGCGCTCGCCAACGTCTTCCGGCCCTATGGCATCCGCGTCTATCTTACGGCGCGGTTCAGCGCGCCCGTCGAGATCGGCGGACTCAAGACCGCCGACCCGCTCGATCCCGCGGTGAAGCAGTGGTGGACCGACAAGGTCGCCGAAATCTACCGGATCATTCCGGGCTTCGGTGGCTTTCTCGTGAAAGCCAACTCCGAAGGCCAGCCCGGGCCGCAGGCCTACGGCCGCAACCACGCCGACGGCGCGAACATGCTCGCCGACGCGCTCGTGCCGTATGGCGGCATCGTGATGTGGCGTGCTTTCGTCTACGACAACAACGTCCCCGCCGATCGGCACACGCAGGGTTTTTCCGAGTTCCAGCCGCTCGACGGACAGTTCCGCAGCAACGCCATCGTGCAGGTGAAAAACGGGGCAATCGATTTCATGCCGCGCGAACCGTTTCACCCGCTCTTCGGCGCGATGCCCCAGACTCCCCTCGCGCTCGAACTGCAGATCACGCAGGAATACCTCGGCCAGAGCATGCAGCTGGCGTTCCTCGGACCGCTCTTCGAAGAGGTGCTCGACGCCGACACGTTTCGGCCCAACGCCGGTTCCACCATCGCCAAAATTGTCGATGGCAGCGTCGACCTTCACGGGATCTCCGTGATCGCCGGCGTCGCTAACATCGGCGACGATCGCAACTGGACCGGCCATCCGCTCGCGCAGGCGAACTGGTATGCCTATGGCCGGCTCGCGTGGGATCATCAGCTCACTTCGGCGCAGATCGCGAACGAGTGGACGCGGCTCACCTTCGGGAACGACTCCGCTGTCGTGCAGCCAATCACGTCGATGCTGCTCGAATCGCACGAGGCTGTCGTGAATTATTCGATGCCACTCGGGTTGCACCACATCATGGCCGAGGGGCACCACTACGGCCCCGGTCCTTGGGTCGACCAAGCCGGCCGCGCCGACTGGACTTCGGTTTATTACCATCGCGCCGACGCGAATGGCGTCGGCTTCGACCGCACGAAGTCCGGCTCCAACGCCCTCGCGCAATATGCGCCGGAAATCCAAAACCTCTGGGGCAATCCCGCCACCACGCCGGACAATTTGCTGCTCTGGTTCCACCACTTGCCATGGGACTACCGGATGAAGTCCGGTCGTCCGCTCTGGGACGAGATCGCGCTGCACTACCAGTCTGGCGTCGACACGGTGCGCACCTGGCAGAAAGCGTGGGCGACACTCAACGGCAAGATGGACGACGAGCGGTTCACGCACGTGAAGCAGCTGCTCGCGCGACAGGAACACGATGCCCGGGTCTGGCGCGATGCCTGCCTGCTCTACTTCCAGCAGTTTTCCAAGAAACCGCTGCCGGCCGGCGTCGAGCCACCCGAGCATCCGCTCGATTTCTACAAAGCCCAGCAGATCCACTTCGCGCCCGGCCATCCCGGCGCGCACTGA
- a CDS encoding acyl-CoA thioesterase, translating into MSAPGLQHRTELRVRYSETDQMGTFYNSRVLEWFEVARTECLRAAGLPYAEMEHRGASLPLIEAGLKFQGRARYDDRLQIDTRVTLAGRASVRFEHTITQADNGAAVASGFTLHAITDPTGRPIRPPAWLSALFSSSAQ; encoded by the coding sequence ATGAGCGCGCCCGGACTCCAGCACCGCACCGAGCTGCGCGTCCGCTACAGCGAGACCGATCAGATGGGCACGTTCTACAACAGCCGCGTGCTGGAGTGGTTCGAGGTCGCCCGCACCGAATGCCTTCGCGCCGCCGGGCTGCCCTACGCCGAGATGGAACACCGCGGCGCCTCGCTCCCGCTGATCGAAGCCGGGCTCAAGTTCCAGGGCCGCGCCCGCTACGACGACCGGCTGCAGATCGACACCCGCGTCACGCTCGCCGGCCGCGCCTCCGTCCGCTTCGAGCACACCATCACGCAAGCCGACAACGGCGCCGCGGTCGCCAGCGGCTTCACGCTGCACGCGATCACTGATCCCACCGGCCGGCCGATCCGCCCGCCCGCGTGGCTCAGCGCCCTTTTCTCCTCTTCCGCGCAATGA
- a CDS encoding glycoside hydrolase family 43 protein yields the protein MKPQPSTLFAIAAFSLAASSFAAAPAPVAFDSFEYTGRDDIFAAPLPAGHYRNPILAGFYPDPSVCQVGQDYYLINSTFAYYPGIPIFHSRDLVNWRQIGHVIHRPNQLSYDKLGVSRGLFAPALSYHEPSKTFYVVCTLVDGGGNFFVTAQDPAGPWSDPVWLDFDGIDPSLFFDDNGRAWLVNNGNPPDNKPIYQGHRAIWIQEFDVKAQKLIGPRSIIINGGVDLAKQPVWIEGPHLYQRGGWYYLCCAEGGTSDQHSQVIFRSKAPTGPFTPWSDNPILTQRDLDGTVPHAVTATGHADLVEGPDGQWWSVFLACRPFAGRYFTTGRETFLLPVKWTEDGWPRILPHGERVPYVVKAPVGPALAAGREQPNSAAAADKRQPYDDVPLTGNFTWRDDFDSATLSPLWIMVRAPKETWWQLGQPAGRLSLTPRADALSGTGNPSFLARRVQHAKFETSTTLVPPATVGTSGGLVAFQSETHYYYFGVRRTSDGLVLFLELMNGPTPEIVATTKLDAAADAPITLRLVGNEMTLGFDYRVSNGEWKSFVPAADTQPITVQAAGGGLHFTGAVVGMHARTE from the coding sequence ATGAAACCCCAACCCTCCACCCTTTTCGCCATCGCCGCCTTCTCGCTCGCCGCGAGCTCCTTTGCCGCCGCGCCCGCACCGGTCGCTTTCGACTCCTTCGAATACACCGGCCGCGACGACATCTTCGCCGCGCCGCTGCCCGCCGGCCACTACCGCAATCCGATCCTCGCGGGTTTCTATCCGGACCCGAGCGTGTGCCAGGTGGGCCAGGACTATTACCTGATCAACTCCACGTTCGCCTACTATCCCGGCATCCCGATCTTCCACAGCCGTGACCTCGTGAACTGGCGGCAGATCGGCCACGTCATTCACCGCCCGAATCAGTTGTCCTACGACAAGCTGGGCGTCAGCCGCGGGCTTTTCGCTCCGGCGCTCAGCTATCACGAGCCGTCGAAAACGTTTTACGTCGTCTGCACGCTGGTCGACGGCGGCGGCAATTTCTTCGTCACCGCCCAGGATCCCGCTGGTCCGTGGTCCGATCCGGTGTGGCTCGATTTCGACGGCATCGACCCCTCGCTGTTCTTCGATGACAACGGCCGCGCCTGGCTCGTGAACAACGGCAATCCGCCGGACAACAAGCCGATCTACCAAGGCCATCGCGCGATCTGGATTCAGGAGTTCGACGTGAAGGCGCAGAAACTCATCGGTCCGCGCAGCATCATCATCAATGGCGGCGTCGATCTCGCCAAGCAGCCCGTCTGGATCGAAGGTCCGCACCTCTACCAGCGCGGCGGCTGGTATTACCTGTGTTGCGCCGAGGGCGGCACGTCGGACCAGCACTCGCAGGTCATCTTCCGCAGCAAGGCGCCGACGGGGCCGTTCACGCCGTGGAGCGATAATCCGATTCTCACGCAGCGCGATCTCGATGGCACCGTGCCGCACGCAGTGACTGCGACCGGGCACGCCGATCTCGTCGAAGGACCCGATGGCCAGTGGTGGTCGGTGTTCCTCGCGTGCCGGCCGTTCGCCGGCCGCTATTTCACCACCGGCCGCGAAACTTTCTTGCTGCCGGTGAAATGGACCGAGGATGGCTGGCCGCGGATCCTCCCCCACGGCGAGCGCGTGCCCTATGTGGTGAAAGCGCCGGTAGGGCCGGCGCTCGCCGCCGGCCGCGAACAACCCAACTCAGCCGCGGCTGCCGACAAGCGGCAGCCCTACGATGACGTTCCTCTCACCGGCAACTTCACCTGGCGCGACGATTTCGATTCCGCGACGCTCTCGCCGCTCTGGATCATGGTGCGGGCGCCGAAGGAAACCTGGTGGCAGCTCGGTCAGCCGGCCGGCCGGCTCAGCCTCACGCCACGTGCCGACGCGCTCTCGGGCACAGGCAATCCTTCCTTCCTCGCGCGCCGGGTGCAGCACGCGAAATTCGAAACTTCGACCACGCTCGTTCCCCCGGCGACGGTCGGCACCTCGGGCGGACTCGTCGCGTTTCAGAGCGAAACCCACTACTACTACTTCGGCGTGCGGCGCACGTCCGACGGACTCGTTCTTTTCCTCGAACTCATGAACGGTCCCACGCCGGAAATCGTCGCGACAACGAAGCTCGACGCGGCGGCGGATGCGCCGATCACGCTCCGGCTCGTAGGGAACGAGATGACGCTGGGCTTCGACTACCGCGTTTCGAACGGCGAGTGGAAATCATTCGTCCCCGCGGCTGACACGCAGCCGATCACCGTACAAGCCGCCGGCGGCGGGCTGCACTTCACCGGCGCCGTGGTCGGCATGCACGCGCGGACCGAGTAG
- a CDS encoding ACT domain-containing protein yields the protein MKIQQLSLFAENRPGSLRKPCKILADAGIDLLSLTVADTEEFGILRMIVSDPKRAQQVLSDAGVVVKTTEVVAIQVPQKPGGLLVVLDALDAANQSIEYMYAFAGMCAGRQKSSEAVLVFRFSNPDAAIAALAKAGIPAIAPAQLLQPK from the coding sequence ATGAAAATTCAACAACTCTCGCTCTTCGCCGAAAACCGCCCGGGCTCACTGCGGAAACCCTGCAAGATTCTCGCCGACGCCGGCATCGACCTGCTCTCGCTCACCGTCGCCGACACCGAGGAGTTCGGCATTCTCCGGATGATCGTGTCCGATCCCAAGCGCGCCCAGCAGGTGTTGAGTGACGCCGGCGTGGTGGTGAAGACCACCGAGGTCGTCGCGATCCAGGTGCCGCAAAAACCCGGCGGACTGCTCGTCGTGCTCGACGCGCTCGATGCCGCGAACCAATCGATCGAATATATGTATGCGTTCGCCGGGATGTGCGCCGGGCGGCAGAAGTCCAGCGAAGCCGTGCTAGTGTTCCGGTTCTCCAATCCCGACGCCGCGATCGCCGCGCTCGCGAAGGCGGGCATTCCCGCCATCGCCCCCGCACAGCTGCTGCAGCCGAAATAG
- a CDS encoding glycosyl hydrolase family 8 produces MRFPFLPLVLGLALGSLSAVAATAAQGAAETGRYRNPFKELLGKSDAEINAKLQAAWQQLFYGDENSQRLFYPIAGDMAYVPDINNNDVRSEGLSYGMMIAVQMDRQKEFNQIWKFAKHYMYYDAGPFRGYFAWHTAFDGRRLSPGPAPDGEEWWVMALFFASHRWGDGEGIFNYRKEAQDLLRTMLHKNEEPDRGPITAMFDPVHKQIVFVPQGPGAQFTDPSYHLPAYYELWARWAADPADRAFMAEAAKISREHFRTAAHPKTGLMPDYSNFDGTPYTARWGNHQDFLYDAWRTLNNPALDYSWWAADPWVVEQSNRVLTFLSSFGSEVPDRFKLDGTPVSTDTNTAGLTAMAACAGLAADSVIAKPWVQQLWDMPIPTGRHRYYGGLLTMIALLECSGNFKIYGPVAK; encoded by the coding sequence ATGAGATTCCCGTTCCTCCCCCTCGTGCTCGGCCTCGCCTTGGGTTCGCTCTCCGCCGTCGCTGCCACGGCTGCACAAGGCGCCGCTGAAACCGGGCGCTACCGGAACCCCTTCAAGGAGTTGCTCGGCAAATCCGACGCGGAAATCAACGCCAAGCTCCAAGCCGCCTGGCAGCAACTGTTCTACGGCGACGAGAACTCGCAGCGGCTGTTCTACCCGATCGCCGGCGACATGGCCTATGTGCCCGACATCAACAACAATGACGTCCGCTCCGAAGGGCTCTCCTACGGGATGATGATCGCCGTGCAGATGGACCGGCAGAAGGAATTCAACCAGATCTGGAAGTTCGCGAAGCATTACATGTATTACGACGCCGGTCCGTTTCGCGGCTACTTCGCCTGGCACACCGCATTCGACGGTCGCCGGCTGAGCCCCGGCCCCGCACCCGACGGCGAGGAGTGGTGGGTGATGGCGCTGTTCTTCGCGTCGCACCGCTGGGGCGACGGCGAAGGCATCTTCAATTACCGCAAGGAAGCACAGGACCTCCTCCGCACGATGCTGCACAAGAACGAGGAGCCGGATCGCGGTCCGATCACCGCCATGTTCGACCCGGTGCACAAGCAGATCGTGTTTGTGCCGCAGGGTCCCGGTGCGCAGTTCACCGATCCGTCCTATCACCTCCCCGCCTACTACGAGCTCTGGGCGCGCTGGGCCGCCGATCCGGCCGATCGCGCGTTCATGGCCGAGGCGGCAAAGATCAGCCGTGAGCATTTCCGCACGGCCGCGCATCCCAAGACGGGATTGATGCCGGACTACTCCAACTTCGACGGCACGCCTTACACCGCGCGCTGGGGCAATCACCAGGATTTTCTCTACGACGCATGGCGCACGCTCAACAACCCGGCACTCGACTACTCCTGGTGGGCCGCCGATCCCTGGGTCGTCGAACAAAGCAACCGCGTGCTCACGTTTCTCTCCTCGTTCGGCAGCGAAGTTCCCGACCGGTTCAAGCTCGACGGCACACCCGTGTCGACCGACACGAACACGGCCGGTCTCACCGCGATGGCGGCGTGTGCCGGACTCGCGGCCGATTCCGTCATCGCCAAGCCATGGGTTCAGCAGCTCTGGGACATGCCGATCCCCACCGGCCGTCATCGTTACTACGGTGGACTCCTGACGATGATCGCGCTGCTCGAGTGCAGCGGAAATTTCAAAATCTACGGTCCCGTTGCGAAATGA